One part of the Plectropomus leopardus isolate mb unplaced genomic scaffold, YSFRI_Pleo_2.0 unplaced_scaffold3748, whole genome shotgun sequence genome encodes these proteins:
- the LOC121938904 gene encoding fibrinogen C domain-containing protein 1-like, producing the protein MMLNDRWTIMNNSSSELDSKRPNKHKRCCSFLFWSVVTLGIIAFVITATFIILHLNQFPLPFSRSRASSSSPVISTNPKESGALVSVSRVADGEPISIFLDPNCPDYSENFLRWEALQTSLLRALSNHNADDWQDTGLVHKLAEELKVLSGHAHNLRLEADLLKRGQSVLDQRLDGLQSEQGRIIQVLSDSHSGVLKLVAGFSDSLLSLQRETESLRRLNTELHNHNSYT; encoded by the exons ATGATGCTGAACGACAGGTGGACCATCATGAACAACAGCAGCTCAGAGCTGGACAGCAAAcgaccaaacaaacacaag aGATGCTGCAGCTTCCTGTTTTGGTCTGTCGTCACGCTCGGCATCATCGCCTTCGTCATCACAGCTACGTTCATCATCCTGCACCTGAACCAGTTTCCCCTCCCATTCAGCAG GAGCAgagcctcctcctcttcacctgTTATCTCGACCAATCCCAAAGAGTCTGGCGCCCTGGTGTCAGTGTCCCGCGTCGCAGACGGCGAGCCGATCAGCATCTTCCTGGACCCGAACTGTCCGGACTACAGCGAGAACTTCCTGCGCTGGGAGGCGCTGCAGACGTCTCTGCTGCGTGCGCTGTCCAATCACAACGCAGACGACTGGCAGGACACGGGATTGGTCCATAAACTGGCCGAGGAGCTGAAGGTGCTATCAGGCCACGCCCACAACCTGAGGCTGGAAGCTGATTTGTTGAAAAGAGGTCAAAGTGTCCTCGACCAGAGACTGGACGGACTGCAGAGCGAGCAGGGCCGCATCATACAg GTGCTGTCTGACAGTCACTCAGGTGTGCTGAAGCTGGTCGCAGGGTTCAGTGATTCTCTGCTCAGCCTGCAGAGGGAGACGGAGAGTCTGAGGAGACTCAACACAGAGCTGCACAACCACAACAGCTACACAG